GCGGCGACGTCGCTGGCCGGGCGACCGGGCGCATAGAGCGCGGAGCCAATGCCAAAGCCGTTCGCACCGGCAGCGATCCACGGACCCATGGTGTCGGGTGCGATGCCGCCGACGGGCAGCACGGCGAGATCCTTCGGCAGCACGGCGCGCCACGCCTTGAGCACGTCGGGGCCCGCTTGTTCGGCCGGAAACAACTTCAGCGCATCGGCGCCAGCGGCGAGCGCGGCGAATGCCTCCGTGGGCGTGGCCACGCCGGGCACGCAGTAGAGTCCGGCCTGCTTCGCGGCGCGGATCACGCTGACGTCCGCATGCGGCATCACGATCAGGCGGCCGCCTGCATCGGCGACGCTTTTCACGTGCGCGGGATCGAGCACGGTGCCGGCGCCGATCAGGGTGTCGTCGCCCAGGGCGTCGACCATACGGCGGATGCTCTCGAACGGCTGCGGCGAATTCAGCGGCACCTCCAGCATGCGGAAGCCGGCGTCTACCAGTGCGCGGCCGATGTCCACGGCTTCGTCGGGCGTAAGGCCGCGCAGGATGGCGACAAGGGGGAGTGGATCAAGCCAAGACTTCATGGATTCATGCCGTTGCTTGCGTGGAGACCAGCCCGGCCGCCACGGCGATGCGCCAAAGCCCGTGCGATGTGGTCGCATCCGGCGCGGCGCGGAGGGTGAGGTCAAAGCGCGCTGCGGCGCGGACGTAGCGATCGCACAGCGGACCTTCGCCGACCATATGGATGCTGTCGTGCGGCGTGGCCCAGCCGCTGGCGAGAGCGATGCGCAATTCGTCGCCGATCAGCAGACCGGAGAGATAGTCCGGAACGGAAGCCGGTGGCAGCGAGCCATCCAGCATCAGTGTGCGCGCCGAGAACACGCGCGACAGTGCTCCCGCTGCTCCGCTATCGCGCGCCGCATCGACACCACAAAGGAAGGCGTGTTCATCGTCGATAGCCGGTGGCAGCTGTGCGCCGAGGATGGAATGTTCTTTCAGCAGACCGAACAGTTCGCCCGTCATCACCGTGGCGAAACCGGTCACCACACCATCGCGTAGCGACACCCATTTGCTGTGCGTACCCGGCAGCAACAGGCAACCATGGCGCGCTACGTCCGGCAGCAGCGCCGCCACGCCGACAACTTGGGTTTCCTCGCCGCGCATCACGTCGGGGCGCGATGGGTCGCGCAGCCCGGGCACGAGATGCAGCGTGCGGCCGTCAGGCGTCGTCATCGCGGTCAGTGCATCGGCAAGGCGATCGACGTCGGTGGGTGTGTCCAGGTAAGGCACTTCGCGCCAACCGTTGCGACTGCCAACCATGCCGCAGGCGATCACCGGCACATCCGGCCAAGCTTCTACGGCCAGCGCAAACGCCGCGCCGAACCCGCCTTCGGGAAGCTGGCGAATGCCATGAGGAAGCGCGCGCTTGTCGAGCACCTGGCCCTGGCTGTCATAACGGTACGCACGCAAATGCGTGCTACCCCAGTCGAGGCCGATGAGGTGTGTGTTCACTTGCTGGCTTTCCGGCGCATGCGCGTGCGGCTGCGCTGCAAGTTCTCGTGCGAGTCAGCGATCATCGCCTGCATCGTCTTGCGCGCCACGTCCGGCTGCTGGCGCTTGATCGCCTCGAACACCTTCTGGTGATAAGGCAGCGAATAGCGGAAATCGGTTGCGCTGCGCGCGGACAGGGTGAAGAACGTGCCCAGCGCCGTCTCGATCACCGAGAACAGCGACTGCATCAGTTCGTTGCCGGTGGCCTGCAGCACGGCGTCATGGAAGGCCAGGTCGGCTTCGGACCAGGCATCCAGCGTCTGCGCGGCGACCATCGCGTCATAGGCTTTTTCGATATCGATGAGCTGCGTGGCAGTGCGGCGGCGCGCGGCGGCAGCCGCAGCGGCCGGCTCGATGATCTCGCGCATCTCCACCAGCTTGTCGACGAAGTCGTCGGTCGGCATGGAGGCGCAGCGCCAGGCCAACACATCGGCATCCAGTTGGTTCCACTGGCGCTCTTCCAACACCCGCGCGCCCACGCCGGTGCGCGATTCGATCAGCCCCTTGGCAGATAACACCTTCAGCGCTTCGCGCAGGGCCGTGCGGCTCACCTGCAGGCTTTCGGCCAGGGATTCCTCTCGCGGCAGGATCTCGCCGGGCTTCACCTTACCGCTGACGATGCGTAGCCCGAGTTCATGCATGACGTGCCCATACAGGCTGCGAACGGTGATCGGCTTCATCATGAAATCCTCTGGCTCCCCGGTGCTGGCGACGAACGGATACGTACCTGTGCCGGTGCACCCGTAGGTTCGGCGTCCGGGTCGATTGTCATACAAACTGACTATAAGCGCCTTGCTCGCCCCGTGCCAAGTTGTTTTACGTGAAATTTTTGCGAGCTGGCGCCGTCTTACAGATGCCATCGGTGAAAGCAGCCAGGGTGGACGTGGCCCGACGATCGTCGGGTTTGAACGATCCGGACCCGCGTGGCAACCTCCTTCATTCCATCCCCCGGACGGCCAGCCGTCCGTGCCCATCGGAGTGTCCATGCCACGCAGGTTCCTCGTCTTCGCGCTCGCCGCGACCTTTACCACCGCCGCGTTCGCGGCGGTGCCCGCTCCCGAGCAGCCCGGCCTGGCGCAGATCCGCGAGCGGGACCTGCATGCGGACATCAGCTTCCTGGCCTCCGACGCGCTACAGGGTCGTCTCTCCCTGCAGCCGGGCGACGACGCGGCGGTGCAGTGGATCGCTTCCGAGTTCGACAAGGCCGGGCTCAAGCCCGCCGCGACTGACGCCCAGGGCAAGCCCAGCTTCCTGCAGGCGGTACCGCTGATCGAGTACCGACCGGACGCCAAGGCCACGAGTCTGGTGCTCAAGCGCAAGGGCAAGGACACCGAGTGGAAGGATCCGGAGGTGTCGGGCGCCTTC
This genomic window from Dyella terrae contains:
- a CDS encoding 2-dehydro-3-deoxy-6-phosphogalactonate aldolase, whose protein sequence is MKSWLDPLPLVAILRGLTPDEAVDIGRALVDAGFRMLEVPLNSPQPFESIRRMVDALGDDTLIGAGTVLDPAHVKSVADAGGRLIVMPHADVSVIRAAKQAGLYCVPGVATPTEAFAALAAGADALKLFPAEQAGPDVLKAWRAVLPKDLAVLPVGGIAPDTMGPWIAAGANGFGIGSALYAPGRPASDVAARARAFADGWRSHQVSQGTTA
- a CDS encoding 2-dehydro-3-deoxygalactonokinase: MNTHLIGLDWGSTHLRAYRYDSQGQVLDKRALPHGIRQLPEGGFGAAFALAVEAWPDVPVIACGMVGSRNGWREVPYLDTPTDVDRLADALTAMTTPDGRTLHLVPGLRDPSRPDVMRGEETQVVGVAALLPDVARHGCLLLPGTHSKWVSLRDGVVTGFATVMTGELFGLLKEHSILGAQLPPAIDDEHAFLCGVDAARDSGAAGALSRVFSARTLMLDGSLPPASVPDYLSGLLIGDELRIALASGWATPHDSIHMVGEGPLCDRYVRAAARFDLTLRAAPDATTSHGLWRIAVAAGLVSTQATA
- a CDS encoding FadR/GntR family transcriptional regulator — encoded protein: MGTDGWPSGGWNEGGCHAGPDRSNPTIVGPRPPWLLSPMASVRRRQLAKISRKTTWHGASKALIVSLYDNRPGRRTYGCTGTGTYPFVASTGEPEDFMMKPITVRSLYGHVMHELGLRIVSGKVKPGEILPREESLAESLQVSRTALREALKVLSAKGLIESRTGVGARVLEERQWNQLDADVLAWRCASMPTDDFVDKLVEMREIIEPAAAAAAARRRTATQLIDIEKAYDAMVAAQTLDAWSEADLAFHDAVLQATGNELMQSLFSVIETALGTFFTLSARSATDFRYSLPYHQKVFEAIKRQQPDVARKTMQAMIADSHENLQRSRTRMRRKASK